A window of Gloeomargarita sp. SKYB120 genomic DNA:
GACAGGCCAGGTCATAGGTTTCAGAGCTGGTGAATTCCAAGATGGCCGCATCAATGGCCGCTGACAACCAGGAACGGATGCGGGCGAGATACCGTTGACCATCCGGGGTGCGGACGTGGTAGCGATTGGCGCGGCGGTCGCTGTCCAGCACGTGTTGATTGGTAACCAGGACATAGGTCTGACCTCGCCGCGCGAGCAATACTCCTGAACCCCAGCTTTGGCCGACTTGCACCTGGACGGTGATACGGCGGGCCAGGCGAGTTAGGTTATCCGGCAAGGACGATGAAACCTGCCGTTGCCATTGCCAGAGTCCCCAGACCAGCAACAGCGCTAACCCACCTATCCAAAGGTAACGAGCCTTCAAGGGGTTGGTTCACTACCTTCCGCTTCCTGAAGAAATTCGTTGAAGTCCACGTAGGGACGGGCAGTGGTTTCATTGAGCGGCCCCGAGGCGCGAGTGCGGATATTGAACAATTGGTTAATGACCCGCGTTGGATTGGTGCCCGGTTTCAGGGTAAACAACAAGCCAGCGCACGGCCCGCCATGACTGCGAGCCACGCAGATAACATTTTGGCCGTTCATCCGCCCGGTGGTGATAAAGCTCAAACTACCGTCGTCGTAGTAGGCCTGGAAACGCCGGGAAACTTCCTGGCAACGCCGCTCATTGGAGTAGCCACTTTCGGCAAATGCATCTGATGTCCAGCGGATGATGGGCACCACCCGGTTTCCTGAGCGGACGAGGGTGGCTGGCGCTCCCTGACTGGTGCCGCAGTAGAAGGTGATGCGTTTGGGACTGGCCTGAGCGGGATGAAGGAGCGTGCCCAGCCACAGCATCCCGACCATGACTCCCTTGCCCCAAGAACCTAGACCCTCCATAGGTTTCACTCCCCTGACCGACCTTGCTTGCCCCTATTCTAAACCGGACCACAGGCCGCGTCGCCCTGTCCCACAACCAGGCTGGATTTGATAAGATTCTCCAAGTTTCTTTAGATTTTTAGGATGAAGTTGTTGTGAGGCTTCGCTGTCGGCATGACCACCCTACCCCCACTTCCCCAGGACCAAGTGGATTTACTCGTGCGCAACCAGCACCACGACCCGTTTGCTGTACTCGGCCC
This region includes:
- a CDS encoding COP23 domain-containing protein, coding for MEGLGSWGKGVMVGMLWLGTLLHPAQASPKRITFYCGTSQGAPATLVRSGNRVVPIIRWTSDAFAESGYSNERRCQEVSRRFQAYYDDGSLSFITTGRMNGQNVICVARSHGGPCAGLLFTLKPGTNPTRVINQLFNIRTRASGPLNETTARPYVDFNEFLQEAEGSEPTP